A stretch of the Bartonella henselae str. Houston-1 genome encodes the following:
- a CDS encoding PTS sugar transporter subunit IIA — translation MIGLVLVTHGELAVEFLHAVEHVVGTQEKFATICIYPDDDIDQRRGDIIAAVSSTDTNHGVIILTDVFGGTPSNIAIPAIEKGRVEMIAGVNLPMLIKLISIRQCPDISLSEALRIAQEAGRKYINVPSMTL, via the coding sequence ATGATTGGACTCGTGCTTGTAACGCACGGGGAGCTGGCTGTTGAATTTCTGCATGCTGTAGAACATGTTGTTGGAACACAAGAAAAATTCGCAACAATATGCATCTATCCTGATGATGACATAGATCAACGCCGAGGCGATATTATAGCCGCAGTCTCCTCTACAGATACAAATCATGGCGTAATCATATTAACAGACGTGTTCGGTGGAACACCATCAAATATCGCTATTCCTGCCATTGAAAAAGGACGTGTTGAAATGATTGCGGGAGTTAATTTACCCATGCTTATTAAACTGATTTCTATTCGCCAATGTCCTGATATTTCATTATCAGAAGCTTTAAGAATAGCGCAAGAAGCGGGGCGTAAATATATTAATGTACCAAGTATGACCTTATAA
- a CDS encoding M48 family metallopeptidase, which produces MTIYEQHFIFSDRIVPIRVRENKYARRLILRIDARGREICVTTPPAINLYSIQGFIAKHQSWIEARLARVQIAHANSYLKEGTKIPLLGIPHTIQRKEGRGITEIVAGDVRQEPKIVVYGQLEYLPRRIADVLKKQAALIITPLVKCYARKVERKVKSICYKDTKSRWGSCSIHGNLSFSWRLVMAPQEVIEYVVAHEVAHLIEMNHGPKFWALCEKLCPKSEAYRTWLKENGHMLQAVNFHSYRLEI; this is translated from the coding sequence ATGACCATTTATGAACAGCATTTTATTTTCTCTGATCGCATTGTGCCGATAAGGGTACGCGAAAATAAGTACGCACGTCGTCTTATATTACGTATTGATGCGAGGGGTCGGGAAATTTGTGTAACAACGCCACCGGCAATAAACCTCTATTCGATTCAAGGTTTTATTGCAAAGCACCAATCTTGGATTGAAGCGCGCCTTGCTCGCGTGCAAATTGCTCACGCAAATTCTTATCTCAAAGAGGGTACAAAGATTCCTTTATTGGGTATTCCACATACCATACAGCGTAAAGAAGGACGCGGAATAACAGAAATCGTTGCAGGGGATGTACGACAAGAGCCCAAAATTGTTGTTTATGGGCAATTAGAATACCTGCCAAGACGCATTGCTGATGTTTTAAAAAAGCAGGCTGCACTCATTATAACGCCATTGGTGAAATGCTATGCACGTAAAGTAGAGCGTAAAGTGAAATCAATTTGTTATAAAGATACCAAGAGTCGTTGGGGTTCCTGTTCAATACATGGTAACCTTTCTTTTTCTTGGCGTCTTGTTATGGCGCCACAAGAAGTTATTGAATATGTTGTTGCCCATGAGGTCGCTCATCTTATTGAAATGAATCACGGACCAAAATTTTGGGCTCTTTGTGAAAAACTTTGCCCAAAAAGTGAAGCATATCGCACTTGGTTGAAGGAAAATGGTCATATGTTGCAGGCAGTCAATTTTCATTCATATAGGTTGGAGATATGA
- a CDS encoding sensor histidine kinase — protein MTKNTQLETLQKITPNGLPSSPFSILSDLRFRTQRLLRQLLFSSLTRRIVILNLAALAILVTGILYLNQFRDGLIEAKIKSLCIQGKIIAGAIAASATVDTNSILIDPQKLLELQAGESVTPAPQSTDSWDFPINPEQVAPLLRRLITPKTTRARIYDRDATLLLDSRVLYSSGEVFSYDLPPLKTEKKLWERLYSWFSNALYGNGLAIDREQAKKRGIVHPEVYRALNGSLATAKRRNRQGQLIVSVAVPVQRYRAVVGALLLSTTGSDIDDIVKGERLVIFKVFAVVGSVLLVLSLFLAHTIAHPLSKLSASANRVRNGNNKRVEIPDFSMREDEIGHLSTSIRDMTNALYMRIEAIERFAADVSHELKNPLTSLRSAVETLPLAKNEEAQEQLIEIIQHDVRRLDRLITDISDASRLDAELARETAQIVDVTLLLESLVHAVQEVYRNRQNIDISLNIIPRPHGKPYLVLGHELRLGQVISNLIENARSFIPHDNGKICITMKSNAANLVLIIEDNGPGIRSENIERIFERFYTDRPSEDTFGQNSGLGLSISRQIIEAHNGTITAENIVDPELENSKTGARFIIVLPFAR, from the coding sequence ATGACAAAAAATACTCAACTGGAAACCCTGCAAAAAATAACACCAAATGGTCTTCCCTCATCTCCCTTTTCTATACTTTCCGATTTGCGCTTTCGGACACAACGTCTTCTCAGACAATTGCTTTTTTCCAGTCTTACACGCCGTATTGTCATCTTAAATCTTGCTGCCCTTGCTATTCTGGTTACAGGCATTTTATATCTTAATCAATTTCGTGACGGTTTAATTGAAGCGAAAATCAAAAGCTTATGTATCCAAGGAAAAATTATCGCTGGAGCCATTGCTGCTTCTGCAACAGTAGATACAAATTCTATTCTCATTGATCCCCAAAAGCTTTTAGAATTACAAGCTGGAGAAAGCGTTACACCTGCACCTCAATCAACAGACTCTTGGGACTTTCCCATTAATCCTGAACAAGTTGCTCCTCTTTTACGACGCCTCATCACACCTAAAACGACAAGGGCACGTATCTATGATCGTGATGCTACTTTGCTTCTTGATTCACGCGTTCTTTATTCTAGTGGTGAAGTTTTCAGCTATGATTTACCCCCACTTAAAACTGAAAAAAAACTGTGGGAGCGCCTCTATTCATGGTTTTCAAATGCACTTTATGGCAATGGTCTTGCCATCGATAGGGAGCAAGCAAAAAAACGGGGTATTGTTCATCCAGAAGTTTACCGAGCTCTTAATGGATCACTTGCAACCGCTAAACGACGCAACAGACAAGGTCAATTAATCGTTTCTGTCGCCGTGCCTGTTCAACGCTATCGAGCTGTGGTAGGTGCGCTTCTTCTTTCAACCACCGGTTCGGATATTGATGACATTGTAAAAGGTGAAAGACTGGTTATTTTTAAAGTTTTTGCCGTCGTAGGCAGCGTGCTTTTGGTACTTTCTCTCTTTTTAGCCCATACGATTGCGCATCCATTGAGTAAATTATCTGCCTCCGCCAATCGTGTGCGCAATGGCAATAATAAGCGTGTTGAAATTCCCGATTTTTCAATGCGCGAAGATGAAATTGGTCATCTTTCAACCTCTATTCGTGACATGACCAATGCCCTTTATATGCGTATTGAAGCCATTGAGCGCTTTGCTGCTGATGTAAGCCACGAATTAAAAAATCCGCTTACCTCACTGCGTAGTGCTGTTGAAACCCTTCCTTTGGCTAAAAATGAAGAAGCACAGGAACAATTGATTGAAATTATTCAACATGATGTGCGTCGTCTTGACCGTTTGATTACTGATATTTCTGATGCATCGCGACTTGATGCAGAACTTGCTCGTGAAACGGCGCAAATTGTTGATGTAACACTACTTTTGGAAAGCCTTGTTCATGCTGTTCAGGAAGTGTACCGTAATAGGCAAAACATTGATATAAGCCTTAATATTATCCCACGTCCTCATGGAAAACCTTACCTTGTATTGGGACATGAACTCCGTTTAGGGCAAGTAATTTCCAATCTCATTGAAAATGCACGTTCTTTCATTCCCCATGATAACGGCAAAATTTGTATAACTATGAAAAGTAATGCTGCAAATCTTGTCTTAATTATTGAAGATAATGGCCCTGGTATTCGCTCAGAAAATATTGAACGCATTTTTGAACGCTTTTATACTGATCGACCAAGCGAAGATACATTTGGACAAAACTCAGGACTCGGTCTTTCTATTAGTCGACAAATCATTGAGGCTCATAATGGGACAATTACAGCAGAAAATATTGTTGACCCCGAACTTGAAAATAGTAAAACTGGCGCACGTTTTATTATTGTCCTTCCCTTCGCTCGATAA
- the infC gene encoding translation initiation factor IF-3 → MTHTPKDGPRANQDIRVPRVQLINDEGQHQGVVTIQEALAMAAEVGLDLVEIVPNAEPPVCKIIDLGKLKYQTQKKAAETRKKQKVIEIKEIKMRPNVDVHDYGVKLKAIHRFIGNGDKVKITLRFRGREMAHQDLGLKLLQRVKEDTSEIAKIESEPKLEGRQMMMVIAAK, encoded by the coding sequence ATGACACATACCCCAAAAGATGGGCCACGTGCAAATCAAGATATTCGGGTTCCTCGCGTTCAACTTATTAATGATGAGGGGCAACATCAAGGAGTGGTTACAATACAAGAAGCTCTTGCTATGGCTGCAGAAGTCGGCCTTGATTTGGTTGAAATTGTACCAAATGCAGAACCTCCTGTGTGTAAAATTATCGATTTGGGCAAATTGAAATATCAGACCCAAAAAAAAGCGGCTGAAACACGTAAAAAACAAAAAGTCATTGAGATTAAAGAAATTAAGATGCGTCCAAATGTTGATGTTCATGATTATGGAGTCAAGCTCAAGGCTATTCATCGTTTTATTGGTAATGGCGATAAAGTAAAGATTACTTTGCGTTTTCGTGGACGTGAAATGGCACACCAAGATCTTGGATTAAAGCTTCTTCAGCGAGTTAAAGAAGATACAAGTGAAATTGCTAAAATCGAATCTGAGCCAAAACTCGAAGGTCGTCAAATGATGATGGTGATAGCAGCTAAATAA
- the rdgB gene encoding RdgB/HAM1 family non-canonical purine NTP pyrophosphatase translates to MRSIANKKLVIATHNIGKLQEITTLVAPFGLTIQSAKELGLPEPKETGTTFEENAYIKAFAAAKNTGLPALSDDSGLEVDALNGAPGVYTADLALQSDGTRDFLKAMQKIEEKLQKIGAHKKSQRKCRFISVICIAWPDAHADYFHGRVEGSFIWPPRGDKGFGFDPVFLPDGYKNTFGEMTTEQKHGWKLNDQTPLSHRACAFKLLAENLLKLS, encoded by the coding sequence ATGAGAAGCATAGCAAACAAAAAGCTCGTCATTGCTACACATAATATTGGCAAATTGCAGGAAATTACCACCTTGGTTGCTCCCTTTGGTTTAACAATACAATCAGCCAAAGAGCTCGGATTACCTGAACCAAAAGAAACAGGAACAACATTTGAAGAAAATGCTTATATCAAAGCCTTTGCAGCTGCAAAAAATACAGGACTTCCTGCCCTCTCTGATGATTCAGGATTAGAAGTGGATGCACTGAATGGTGCACCAGGTGTTTATACCGCTGATCTCGCTCTTCAATCCGATGGTACACGCGACTTTTTAAAAGCTATGCAAAAAATAGAAGAGAAACTCCAAAAAATCGGAGCACATAAAAAAAGCCAACGAAAATGCCGGTTTATATCGGTTATATGCATTGCATGGCCCGATGCTCATGCAGATTATTTCCACGGACGTGTTGAAGGGTCATTCATTTGGCCACCACGTGGAGATAAGGGTTTTGGCTTTGATCCCGTTTTTTTACCAGATGGATATAAAAATACCTTTGGTGAAATGACAACGGAGCAAAAACATGGTTGGAAACTCAATGATCAAACACCGCTCTCTCATCGTGCATGTGCCTTCAAACTTTTAGCAGAAAACCTTTTAAAACTCTCATGA
- a CDS encoding HPr family phosphocarrier protein, with protein MLSKDPLPPSILSRHFNICNKRGLHARASAKFVQIVDNFNAIVEVEKDGQTVGGSSIMGLMMLAASSGCNLTIRVWGPEASDALDALEKLINNKFGEEN; from the coding sequence ATGCTTTCCAAAGATCCTCTACCACCATCTATACTCAGTCGCCATTTCAATATCTGTAATAAACGTGGGTTGCACGCACGTGCTTCTGCAAAATTTGTCCAAATTGTTGACAATTTCAACGCCATCGTTGAAGTTGAAAAGGATGGACAAACCGTTGGGGGCTCATCAATTATGGGACTTATGATGTTAGCAGCTTCATCGGGTTGTAATCTCACTATCCGCGTTTGGGGACCAGAAGCAAGTGATGCGCTCGATGCTCTTGAAAAACTCATAAATAATAAATTTGGAGAAGAGAACTAG
- the dapE gene encoding succinyl-diaminopimelate desuccinylase, producing the protein MPVLTDPLQILQALIRCPSVTPHEAGALSTLEQFLTKMGFHVERPIFADKNTEDVENLYAKMGKEGPHLMFAGHTDVVPPGDLENWKYPPFEGVIDQGKLYGRGAVDMKGGIACFVAAFARVLEKRTIKGRVSLLITGDEEGPALNGTVKLLKWAEQKGEKWTAALVGEPTSVKTVGDVIKIGRRGSISGIMTVKGRQGHVAFPERAANPLPLASKLIQSLIQTTLDEGTENFQPSNLELTAIDTGNPAMNVIPAQATVHFNIRYNDLWTKEMLMAEIENRLALVQSKNNNGQYPYYQLEWIPSLGDVFLTKNDKLINTLSNAIKSVTGNIPECSTSGGTSDARFIKDYCPVIEFGLPGQTMHMVDECVTVDAMETLTSIYECFIVDFFA; encoded by the coding sequence ATGCCTGTTCTTACAGATCCACTTCAGATATTACAGGCACTTATTCGTTGTCCTTCTGTTACGCCTCATGAAGCGGGTGCTTTATCAACTTTGGAACAATTTTTAACAAAGATGGGGTTTCATGTTGAGCGTCCTATTTTTGCCGATAAAAATACAGAGGATGTTGAAAATCTTTATGCAAAAATGGGAAAAGAGGGCCCGCATCTTATGTTTGCTGGTCATACGGATGTCGTGCCACCAGGTGATTTGGAAAACTGGAAGTACCCTCCTTTTGAGGGTGTCATAGATCAGGGGAAATTATACGGGCGGGGTGCTGTCGATATGAAGGGCGGGATTGCTTGTTTTGTTGCGGCATTTGCTCGAGTTCTTGAGAAACGCACCATTAAAGGAAGGGTAAGCCTTTTGATTACCGGTGACGAAGAAGGTCCTGCATTGAATGGTACAGTTAAACTTCTCAAATGGGCAGAACAAAAAGGCGAAAAATGGACAGCAGCTCTTGTAGGAGAACCAACGAGCGTAAAAACTGTTGGTGATGTAATCAAGATTGGACGCCGAGGATCAATTTCTGGTATCATGACCGTTAAGGGGCGCCAAGGTCATGTTGCTTTTCCTGAGCGGGCAGCTAATCCATTGCCTTTAGCAAGTAAGCTTATACAATCATTGATACAAACGACTTTAGATGAAGGGACAGAGAATTTTCAACCCAGTAATTTGGAATTAACAGCAATTGATACAGGCAACCCCGCGATGAATGTTATTCCAGCGCAGGCAACGGTCCATTTTAACATACGTTACAATGATCTTTGGACAAAAGAAATGCTTATGGCAGAAATTGAAAACCGTCTTGCTTTAGTGCAATCGAAAAACAATAACGGTCAATACCCTTATTATCAGCTTGAGTGGATTCCAAGTTTAGGGGATGTTTTTTTGACTAAAAATGATAAACTCATTAACACATTATCAAATGCGATCAAAAGTGTGACAGGGAATATACCAGAATGCTCAACTTCAGGTGGCACATCGGATGCGCGTTTTATTAAAGATTATTGTCCAGTGATTGAATTTGGGTTACCTGGACAGACGATGCATATGGTGGATGAGTGTGTCACTGTTGATGCAATGGAAACTCTCACTTCTATTTATGAATGTTTCATTGTTGATTTCTTTGCGTAA
- a CDS encoding HPr kinase/phosphatase C-terminal domain-containing protein, with amino-acid sequence MKTKNKILHANCLQLGGKGLLIIGPSGSGKSTLTLSLLDRAGWSKREAKLISDDYTMLRVENGKLQGSTPEGLQGGIEIRGVGLYTIEFEKQTTIDCVILLGPEYERFSTNQTFKFADLHIPLLKLPSLHEADCTAICQAIEAFFFRKVWLKSV; translated from the coding sequence ATGAAAACAAAAAATAAAATACTCCATGCAAATTGCCTCCAATTGGGAGGAAAAGGTCTGCTGATTATAGGTCCATCTGGTTCAGGAAAATCAACTCTCACACTCTCCTTGCTCGACCGTGCTGGATGGTCAAAACGTGAAGCAAAACTTATCAGTGATGATTATACAATGCTGCGTGTGGAAAATGGAAAACTTCAAGGATCCACTCCAGAAGGTTTACAGGGTGGTATCGAAATTCGTGGAGTCGGACTTTATACGATAGAGTTTGAAAAACAAACAACCATCGATTGTGTCATTCTTCTCGGTCCTGAATATGAGCGCTTTTCCACAAATCAGACTTTCAAATTTGCAGATCTACACATTCCTCTTTTAAAACTCCCTAGCCTCCATGAAGCAGATTGTACAGCCATTTGCCAAGCTATTGAGGCATTCTTTTTTAGAAAAGTATGGTTGAAATCTGTCTAA
- the grpE gene encoding nucleotide exchange factor GrpE produces the protein MSDEKNKFTDASFENCDLKNPSDRDALKQAADKFLKAHAAEADADVKGGGEALVDPLAALQDENKELKDQLLRLAADMENLRRRTARDVADAKAYSIANFARDMLSVSDNLNRALDAIPEGAKENDAGLKTLAEGVEMTERAMIAALERHGVQKIHPEGQKFDPHFHQAMFEIPNSDVPDNTVQQVVQAGYIIGERVLRPAIVGVAKGGAKDISVESDSD, from the coding sequence ATGTCTGATGAAAAAAACAAATTTACTGACGCTTCATTTGAAAATTGCGATTTGAAAAATCCATCTGATCGCGATGCACTTAAACAAGCTGCCGATAAGTTTTTAAAAGCGCATGCAGCAGAAGCTGATGCAGACGTTAAAGGAGGAGGAGAGGCATTGGTTGATCCCTTGGCTGCTTTGCAAGATGAAAATAAAGAATTGAAAGATCAGCTTTTACGTCTTGCTGCAGATATGGAAAACCTTCGACGCCGTACTGCGCGTGATGTGGCTGATGCGAAAGCTTATTCAATTGCTAATTTTGCACGGGACATGTTATCTGTTTCTGATAATCTCAATCGTGCTTTGGATGCTATTCCAGAAGGAGCAAAGGAGAATGATGCTGGTTTAAAAACATTAGCTGAGGGTGTTGAAATGACAGAGCGTGCAATGATAGCAGCACTAGAACGCCATGGGGTACAAAAAATTCATCCAGAGGGGCAAAAATTTGATCCTCACTTTCATCAAGCGATGTTTGAAATTCCTAACTCTGATGTTCCAGATAACACCGTTCAGCAAGTTGTTCAGGCTGGTTACATTATCGGTGAACGTGTTTTGCGTCCAGCTATCGTGGGTGTCGCAAAAGGAGGTGCGAAAGATATCTCTGTTGAAAGTGATTCGGATTAA
- the hrcA gene encoding heat-inducible transcriptional repressor HrcA, whose amino-acid sequence MKHKLIDDELKYLDERSRDIFRHIVEAYLNDGGPVGSRNLSRLLRQTLSPATIRNVMSDLEHLGLIYAPHVSAGRMPTQSGLRFFVDAFMEAGDLPNEERENIEAQVKEAGHAQSVEHFLVQASQVLSDLSRGAGLVLATKHEGTLKHIEFVRLDGEHALAVLVTQQGGVENRIVHLPEGVTHAQLTEATNFLNAHIQGLTLSEAKEEIARLCSETRAALDHLSHHLVETGLALWGGEGADHKIRLIVRGRSNLLEDVKAEEDLKRLRHLFDDLETRESMAQLLDLTDEGSGVRIFIGSENKLFSLSGSSLVVAPYRDSQQKVIGALGVIGPTRLNYARIVPMVDYTAQLVSQLLR is encoded by the coding sequence ATGAAGCACAAACTTATTGATGATGAACTAAAATATCTTGATGAACGTTCGCGAGATATTTTTCGCCATATTGTGGAGGCTTATCTTAATGATGGAGGGCCTGTAGGATCACGAAATCTTTCACGGCTTTTGCGGCAGACATTATCACCTGCGACGATTCGCAATGTGATGAGTGATCTTGAACATCTTGGTTTGATTTATGCACCTCATGTATCTGCCGGGCGAATGCCAACACAGTCAGGGTTACGTTTTTTTGTTGATGCGTTTATGGAAGCGGGTGATTTGCCAAATGAGGAGCGGGAGAATATTGAAGCTCAAGTCAAGGAAGCAGGTCATGCACAATCAGTTGAACATTTTCTTGTTCAAGCGAGCCAAGTTCTTTCAGATCTTTCACGTGGAGCAGGGCTCGTTCTCGCGACAAAACACGAAGGGACATTAAAGCATATTGAATTTGTACGCCTTGATGGGGAGCACGCTCTTGCTGTTTTAGTGACTCAACAAGGTGGGGTTGAAAATCGTATTGTTCATTTACCAGAAGGTGTTACCCATGCACAATTGACGGAGGCAACAAATTTTCTTAATGCGCATATTCAGGGGCTTACATTGAGTGAAGCTAAAGAGGAAATTGCACGTTTATGCTCAGAAACACGGGCTGCACTTGATCATTTGTCTCATCATCTTGTTGAAACAGGGTTAGCTCTTTGGGGAGGCGAAGGTGCTGATCATAAAATCCGTCTTATTGTTCGTGGGCGGAGTAATTTGCTTGAAGATGTAAAGGCAGAAGAAGATTTAAAGCGGTTACGACATTTGTTTGATGACCTTGAAACGCGTGAAAGTATGGCTCAGTTGCTCGATTTAACGGATGAAGGTTCGGGAGTTCGTATCTTTATTGGTTCAGAAAATAAGTTGTTTTCACTTTCTGGGTCTTCTTTAGTTGTAGCACCTTATCGTGATTCACAACAAAAAGTCATTGGTGCTTTAGGAGTTATTGGACCAACACGGCTTAATTATGCAAGAATCGTGCCTATGGTTGATTATACGGCTCAACTTGTGTCACAGTTGTTGCGTTAA
- a CDS encoding alpha/beta hydrolase: MDQNIPCQFFSFENTALAVRHRKGHCFPGLVWLSGYQSDMLGSKAMLVDNFAQKNDLSCLRFDYSGHGESEGDFFQGTISRWVKESLAIFETYCEGPQILIGSSMGGWIALKLAMMLAQKNKRLAGMVLVAPAPDFTQTLVEPKLGLEEWKILEEKGYIERPAVGDEEPMPFTKGLIEDGRDNCVMKGCLDIGCPIHILQGMEDDKIPYQHTLTLMNHLPLHDVTLTLVRDADHRFSRPQDLECLETVLSILIDRINAG; encoded by the coding sequence ATGGATCAAAATATTCCTTGTCAATTTTTTTCGTTTGAAAATACTGCTCTTGCAGTTCGGCATCGCAAAGGCCATTGCTTTCCTGGTTTGGTTTGGCTTTCTGGTTATCAATCCGATATGTTAGGAAGCAAAGCGATGTTGGTTGATAATTTTGCGCAAAAGAATGACTTGTCCTGTTTACGTTTTGATTACTCTGGTCATGGAGAATCTGAAGGTGATTTTTTTCAAGGAACAATTTCACGTTGGGTTAAGGAGAGTTTAGCGATTTTTGAGACCTATTGTGAAGGGCCACAAATTTTGATTGGTTCTTCTATGGGCGGGTGGATTGCATTGAAGCTTGCTATGATGTTAGCCCAGAAAAATAAAAGGCTTGCTGGCATGGTGTTGGTTGCGCCAGCTCCTGATTTTACGCAAACATTAGTGGAACCAAAATTGGGCCTGGAGGAATGGAAAATTTTGGAAGAAAAAGGGTATATTGAACGACCTGCAGTTGGTGATGAGGAGCCGATGCCTTTTACAAAAGGGTTGATTGAAGATGGACGAGACAACTGTGTTATGAAAGGATGTCTTGATATTGGTTGTCCTATTCATATTCTACAAGGAATGGAGGATGATAAGATACCCTATCAACATACATTGACTTTAATGAATCATTTGCCTTTACATGATGTAACGTTGACACTCGTTCGTGATGCAGATCACCGTTTTTCGCGTCCACAGGATTTAGAGTGTCTTGAAACAGTGTTAAGCATATTGATTGACCGAATTAATGCAGGATAA
- the hemW gene encoding radical SAM family heme chaperone HemW — protein sequence MNEPFGIYIHWPFCAAKCPYCDFNSHVRLHGVDQPRFVTAFEREIETQYHKIGPRCIKSIFIGGGTPSLMTPQTVDALLQILARTWNIDDKAEITMEANPSSVEAERFRGYRVAGVNRLSLGVQALNDKALRQLGRLHDVKQALHAIALARKIFPRLSFDLIYARPGQTLEQWKCELFQAIDLAADHLSLYQLTIEEGTAFKRLHAAGRLFLPESELAADLYQLTQEITALHGLPAYEISNHAISGAESVHNLLYWRYHEYAGFGPGAHGRFIEHSQNHSSASSKADPSQIENRERSVTINEKYPEHWLELVEKTGHGCIETEQLTTEQQANEMLLMGLRLCEGLDLIRYKSLSSKNLPMEKLIDLQQQGLVEMVENQRLKATNKGRILLDYIINQLAH from the coding sequence ATGAATGAACCTTTTGGCATCTACATCCATTGGCCCTTTTGCGCTGCCAAATGTCCTTATTGTGACTTTAATTCGCATGTTCGCCTTCATGGTGTTGATCAACCACGTTTCGTAACCGCCTTTGAACGTGAAATAGAAACACAATATCATAAAATAGGTCCACGTTGTATTAAGAGTATTTTTATTGGTGGGGGAACCCCATCGCTTATGACACCTCAAACTGTTGATGCCTTGTTGCAGATATTGGCAAGAACGTGGAACATCGATGATAAAGCTGAAATTACAATGGAAGCGAACCCATCCAGTGTAGAAGCAGAGCGTTTTCGTGGATACCGTGTAGCAGGGGTGAACCGCTTGTCTCTTGGTGTACAAGCACTCAATGACAAAGCACTACGACAACTTGGACGTCTCCATGATGTCAAACAAGCTCTCCATGCTATTGCTTTAGCACGGAAAATTTTCCCCCGTTTATCCTTTGATCTTATCTATGCCCGCCCCGGACAAACACTCGAACAATGGAAATGTGAACTTTTTCAAGCCATTGATTTAGCAGCAGACCATCTTTCTCTTTACCAACTAACTATCGAAGAAGGAACAGCATTTAAACGGCTCCATGCCGCAGGAAGACTGTTTCTCCCCGAATCAGAACTTGCAGCAGATCTCTATCAACTCACACAAGAAATAACCGCACTACACGGGCTTCCAGCTTATGAAATCTCCAATCATGCAATTTCTGGTGCGGAATCAGTGCATAATCTTCTCTATTGGCGTTATCACGAATATGCGGGTTTTGGTCCAGGAGCTCATGGACGCTTTATTGAGCACTCACAAAATCATTCTTCTGCCTCTTCAAAAGCAGATCCTTCTCAAATCGAAAACCGTGAACGTTCTGTCACAATCAATGAAAAATATCCAGAACATTGGCTCGAATTGGTAGAAAAGACAGGACATGGCTGTATTGAGACAGAACAATTGACGACAGAACAACAAGCAAACGAAATGCTCCTTATGGGTTTGCGTCTTTGCGAAGGTTTGGATCTTATACGCTACAAAAGCTTAAGCTCTAAAAACTTGCCCATGGAAAAACTTATCGATTTACAACAACAAGGGCTGGTAGAAATGGTAGAAAACCAACGCTTAAAAGCGACAAACAAAGGACGCATTCTGCTTGACTATATTATCAATCAATTGGCACACTAA
- the thpR gene encoding RNA 2',3'-cyclic phosphodiesterase, with protein sequence MYRLFSALQIPQKTTQELISLQNGLPKAQWINPQNFHITLSFFGEIESLLADELIRAFDTIKLPPFVLHIKSFEIFSSENTPHSLVVRIEPCETLNLLHKKMQCIRNHLRLPPDERQFTPHITLARLLDIQPEDLSYYLSSRSNFSFPPFEVNNFVLLLSPSPSSNAPYIVKGSWRLQG encoded by the coding sequence ATGTATCGTCTTTTTAGTGCCCTTCAGATTCCTCAAAAAACAACTCAAGAACTCATATCGCTGCAAAATGGCTTACCAAAAGCACAATGGATTAACCCACAAAACTTTCATATCACTTTGTCTTTTTTTGGTGAGATTGAAAGCTTACTCGCAGATGAACTGATACGTGCCTTTGACACAATAAAGCTTCCTCCTTTTGTCCTACACATAAAGAGTTTTGAAATTTTTAGTTCAGAAAATACGCCACATTCTCTTGTTGTCCGTATTGAGCCTTGTGAAACTCTCAACCTTTTACACAAAAAGATGCAGTGTATTCGCAATCACCTAAGATTACCTCCTGATGAAAGACAATTTACTCCGCATATCACTCTTGCTAGGCTGCTCGATATTCAACCTGAAGATCTTTCTTACTATCTGTCTTCTCGAAGTAATTTTTCGTTCCCCCCCTTTGAGGTAAACAATTTTGTTTTATTGTTATCGCCCTCTCCCTCAAGCAATGCTCCTTATATCGTAAAAGGAAGCTGGAGACTTCAAGGGTAA